The genomic interval AGTGGTTCACTATGTGATGTTGAGCTTCCTGCACCTGCTTCATTTATGTGCTCTTCAGAAGATGAAAATGTGCTCTTtgcaggtatttttttttaaacatacatTTTGTTAACAGCATAATACCATAAACACAATCTTTATTGACACCTGGGATAAAGTTAAAAGAGGGAGCATGTACAATACTTGACTTAATCCTCATCCTCCTGTACAAAGGCTGTGAGAGAACTCTGGCTGTGCTGCATGTCGATCCGGACTCGGTGCACAATTCCCAGGAGCTCCAGCATGAAGCCACGGTCTTATCGGCTGTTTCGTTCAGCCAAGGAAGTAAAGTTGTTACTGGATCTCAGGATCAAATCATACGGGTCAGTTTTGCTCAACTgaaatgagtttttaatgccatcatttatttatttatttatttatttatttatttatttattgattgattgattgattgattgattgattgattgattaatcaGAGCAATaagagagaaacaaataaatgactTCATTTACTGGATTATTTCAATGAAAGCTGACTTGTGATTTATTGTCAATTAGGTTTGGGGTTTAGTCACTGGACACCTCCTTGACTCCTTCAGTGGTATGGGGTCTTCTGTCAcctttgtgtctgtgtacaaCAGTACAATCATCTCGGCCTCAACCAGGTCTGGTCACCTCAAACTGTGGCAGCTAGACTACGATCCCAAACACAAAGTCCAGACCTGTATTCCGGCCAACTGCCCGAGAGTGGTAATATCTAAAGATGGCAACACAGTACATTTCATCAGAGAAGAGGACCGAGCCAAAGTGTTCTCATGGAACTGCTGTGAAGGTGAACCACACTGATTCTTCACATTTCTAACAGTAACAGCAATCAGTGCTATTTTCAAATAGTAGTAGCAGCACCAAAATAGCCCTGGGGGAATTCTTTATAACAGTTACACATGAACAAATCATTGCAGGAGTATTCTTGGTGGATAATATATGCATAATTAACAACAGTGTAGCTGTAGGCTAATCATTATTAACAATTTATGCCATATTAGCGCCTTCCAATACAATTGCTATGCTAATTTATGCAAGTATGGAAGGATATCATTTAGCAAACATcattaaaacactttttttttggtttatattATGGAATATGTAATTATGTGAAACATTAGCCATTAAGCCAACATTAAGCCAACATTAAGCCAACCGCAGTGCAATCATACCATTATTTCATGGTATTTGCTCTTTTGGTAGCAGGATAGTGCTCCAAAAACAGAAGGTAACTAAAAATCTACCAAAAAGGAATCTGTGTAAATTACTAGCTGATTCATTTGACATTTATCATTAGTGATTGGATGTTATGAATAACTTTCAGAGTCTATATAATTTGCAACATTTCTTTTCACATCAGCTCATAGTTTTAATATTAACAAATGCACAGTAGAGAACCCTACCTGTATCCTTTAACTTTCTTCACCTTATATCAGTCACATTATTTActaaacttaataataatactgataaAATGTAACAACCCACAGTCATAGGTTCTCAGTTGTCTGATCCTAGATCACAGTTAGGTCTTAAATCACAGATTTATACACTGTCTATACACTACTAGACgtaatattttcttatttgattTTGTAACTTTGTGAGAATTTAAATGTGTTAATTGTGAAATTTGTTAAGATTTATCTCTTGGGTGAGTCAGCAGGATACTGCTGTCATAATAACAAGCTTATTGCGTTAGCCTAATTGTTAGTCTTATTCTAGATACTAGTTAGCTAGGTAATTAAGGATTAACTTTGGACATTTTAATTACCTCAGAAGCAAGATGAATATCCAACTAATTAGCATTCAATTcttacttctttcttttttttttttttgttatattgcCCTCTCCTAGAACATAAACtaagaacacacacatgttcaacTGAAATTACTTGCATGCTCCTCAGGTATGTCTTCTGACATGTTGGACGCATGCGCAGAGGTGTGTTGCATGGAACTGGCACAACAGAAGCAGCTTCTCTTCTGCGGCCTCTGCACTGGTACTGTACTCATCTACCCTTTAGACTTTCCCCAAGAGACCCTGTGCCTTCCTCCTCCAGAGAGCCTGCCTGCTGTGCGCAGCATGGCCATCAGTCCCAGAGAAGATAAGATTGCTGTGGCCTATGAGGAAATGGTGGGCTTGTTCGAAATCACAGCAAGAGACAGCTTCCCGTGCATCGAGGGCCCGATCCATAACTACTCTCTCTCCTTGCTCCACTCGCCTGTGTCAGCCATGGCCTTGCTGCCTGACTGTAGACTCCTGTATGGCACTTTCGGAGGGGAGGTGGCAATCTATGACTTCAAGAGCGGCACTGCATCAGAGCTGGATCACCACGGGGCTGCTATCACCTGCATTGCACTGAGTAACTGGGACAAACACGCTCTGGTAGGATCTGAGGACTGTGTCCAAAAGCTTTGGAATTTGAGTCCTGTGCTGCTGGACCATACTATGGAGTACAAGGTGGTCAAACAATCCCAGATATTCATACTAAAGAACCTGCTTTATACATTTGAACCACACATCATTGGTGTATAACTGATCATTTTCTGTGTGTCTATATCATTACACAGGGTTTCTACTTCGAGGGCATTCTGTGTGCAGCCTTTTCTGTAAATGATAAATACGTCTTCACTGGTTCTCGGGACAAAACCATTAAAGTCTGGGATGTGTTTACAGGTCAGTATGTTGGAGTTTTTATAGGAGACAGTGAGCAGAGTTCagttgtgagtagtgtgtgtgtgtgggaggggggcataaatagatatataaatgtgccttttaaataaatagaaatattgaCTGGTACAATATAACAGAGGCAAGTAGATAGGCTGTCAGAACAGTACTGTTAATTTACAGGAGATGTGAAACAATAAACTTATTAAAGTActgtaatacatttataaaaatgtattaatcactgatttttttcattaatgtaGTAACAATAATTTACTGACAGCAGAGTGCATTTactgcaattattattattattattattattattattattattattattaaataaactgaaatataaTCCACTGACACATTAATCCAAAACAATTTACAAATGAGACAGAATACAAGTGAGCAGCTGAAGATAAAGCTTAAAGTTTGCAGCCTTCTGATTTGTAGCTCAAAGCTTAAACCAGCGAGACATCACTTCCCCACAGTGCATCCGTGCACTGATTTATCTCCCCCTAACTACATTATCTTGTAGTAAAAGATCCATTTCTGAAGTTTTCTAAACCTCTCGCACTGATCTAATTCCCTGATTGCTTATGGTACAGtcctgtaaaataataaaacatcattTTGCTGTAAAATTGATGCTGTACATTTACAGCGATTCTGACTTTTTACATGAGTCACTAACAAATGACTAAGTAAGTATATACCGGTCACTTCCAGGAGCTGAGTCACTGTCTTAAGCATTACTCAGACTCAGACATGAGCAAATATCCTGATTTATTAAGGGAGGCTGAGAAATCTGACTAAACACCCCAAAGTAATCCTGAGACCGAACAGCAGAGTCACTGAACGAAACATTCGAATCTTGTTCCTTGCCGAACTGACCCAGTTGACTGACTTTGAAACCAAAGATGTTCCATAAGTCTCACTGATTCAAGGTTTAGTAGTTAAATGTTTCACAACACTAGTAATACATTGTTTACATTCGAGGAAGCTGAAATAATCAGGGGTTGaatcaaaatgattttttttcactgttcAGATTCGAATGAATTGACTCAATTCGAAAGATTTGCAGAAAAGCGTATGACGTGATGCATTCTATAGCAATATGCTTTTCTGAGAGCATTGCTTGTGCTTTTAGAACACAGTTAACCCTTTACTGTATGATTTTATTGTCACTTTATTTGTTGTTCTAGGATCCCTTTTATACATTCAGTACGTTTATGCTGCAGTCATCAGGATTACACCTAACAAGGATGGGTTTGTAGCCATTTCACAGCTTGGCTCTTTCATCAAGGAGGGCTTCCACTGTCCAAACACACTGACTCAAGGCTACAACCCACTCCGTAACTTCAGGGCTCACTATCGTGTTACTTCACGGGAGAAGAGTCTAGAAGCTCCTCACTCTGTGATTACAGGGCTCCACAATTACAATCCAGCTCAGTTCAACTTCATGAGCGTACTCAAGACGAAACAATCCAGCACATGTGCCCTTTTATGAGAAGCCAGAAAGttttctgaaaaacaaacatcaagGAGTGCATTGCACGCTAATGATAAATACTAATTGAGTattgaaaatgtgttttattgataCTATTGACGTTTAAAAAGCATGTTATCATCtccaatcattttttttttcttacaaaattAACATCATTCGTATTTTAACAATGtataaacactatataaaaatgtgtttcaTAGTAAAACTTCTACAGTCAAGGGTTCATTTACAAGGACAAATAAAATCCAAAGTTTAATCACAGccttaatttttaaaaagcatctTCCACTTGAAGAAAGTTCACATTAGTAGTTCTTATATACGTTGcatgcttgcgtgtgtgtgctaGTCCAGCCgaactgtgtatatatacacaatgaTATGGTAATACCACAGAATAAGTTGAAATCACGTCTTCTTTGATTCAGAATTTTCTTCCTTCGCCATTTCCTGGATTTGTCGGAGCTGAACAGCTGCCAATGAGATCATACATATCTAAAAGACAATATGTTTAACATGACTTTTGGGATTCATGAGAATGAAGAATTTATTCCGACCAATTATAATAAGCATGATTTCTATGTACTCTACAAATCTTGTAGAATATTAGCAGATATCAGAAAGATCCTAACCGGCTGCAGTTGTAAGACTTATTCCAATtgattttaatacatttgtGCATAAGCTTGATATCATtctgctgtttgcttttttttttctcttgggCTGCAATGGAGAAAACATACAAGTCACTACAAGATTTCCCACCGGGAATGCAGTGCCTTAGggtattttataataatctttCAGTACATTCATGATGTAGGTGAGTATATGACTCATCTTTAATACCATTCCGATGAATTTCCAGAGAaacgtaaaataaaaaaaatgtttaaaggcACTTCTCACCTCGAGGCAGAGCAAGCCGATGCTGATCCCTCCAACCAAAAGCAGGTTCTGTTTCCCCCACTGCACTATTTTCTTCAGGCAGCCGTTGATATAAATGCGTTTCTTGATGAAGGATTCCTCCGTCCCCTGAGTTTTGTAGCCACACATGGAATTGAACACAGTCTGTAAAGAAAACCATACAACACCTAATAAACACCAAACCTCAGAGATGACACATTTTCTTAAAATTCACTACAAAGTACGTAGATCACCGAGTAAGACTCTCACCCAagatatccatccattttctctacATCTTATCTTACACATGGGCAGAGGAAGCCTATCCTAGGGGACTCTATACTGTAGGCACATGGCAGGGGGGCAACCCATCATAGAAGGCAATTGCATGCACAGTACAGACAATTTCAAAATgccacacatacaacacacatctTTGGCCTGCTGGAGGAAAGCCCTGAAGATAATATCCAAACCCCACATACAAAGGCTAGGAATCAAACCCTCATGCCCAGAGGTACAAGGCAAACTTTCTAACTGCTAAGCCACCATGTCTGTAGTTTAAAAGTCTGTAGTTTTCAAATGTCTGTTGctgatgaaataaaatgctttaCCTCATTCTGCTGCCGTACACAGCAGGAAAAAGGAACACCACAGGCTTCTAGACTGGGGTTATTCACTGAGCAGTTGAAATATGCATTCTGAGACCAGTCTGAGTAATAACTCACTCCACAACACAGGAACTGCAGTGAGATAAAGAAAGGAATATCAGTTACATTACAGTACAAGCCGAGAAATTTCATCCTGGACATTGTACATTCATCACGAAGTTTTTGAAGTTCAAAGCCTTGTTGCATATActtgaattaaaaaattatatatatatatatatatatatatatatatatatatatatatatatatattatataaaagttACCTTTTTCTGCACAAAGTCAATTGCATTTTCTAAATCCATGTCCTCTCGGTATAATGCAATGGCTTTCTTCATGAGCAGTTCTGTCCTCCAGAGAACCTGGGAGAGGGTTAAAGACAAACTGAT from Hemibagrus wyckioides isolate EC202008001 linkage group LG10, SWU_Hwy_1.0, whole genome shotgun sequence carries:
- the zgc:113223 gene encoding tetraspanin-33 translates to MAAYKASKYILYICCYLFWVASCVMIGVGIYAKVAKENDVVDNLATDPALLLISVGSLTFIITFLGCFGALRQSVILLKMFIGILTVILFLQIIAAILGFLFSDMVLWRTELLMKKAIALYREDMDLENAIDFVQKKFLCCGVSYYSDWSQNAYFNCSVNNPSLEACGVPFSCCVRQQNETVFNSMCGYKTQGTEESFIKKRIYINGCLKKIVQWGKQNLLLVGGISIGLLCLEICMISLAAVQLRQIQEMAKEENSESKKT